The sequence tCTCCATTAGAGGATCCTACTATAGATTATTTTTATCCTCTAGATAATATAGATTACACACAATCTGATGATGATAATTTAGAAGAGATTGAATATATCACAGATCTTGCATGATTCAATGGTTTTGAGAATTATCTCCTTATTTCTACTCTTAATATTGAGACccaatttctattttttattattcttaATAAAGTTATTATCACCATATTAATTGCCCTTATTGATTTAGTATAGCATAGAAAATTCATCATCTTTAAGACATAACTACTTGAGATTCATATTTATCATGAAAATATTGATCATAAAGACACATTAACTGGAACTTAAATATGGCCTTTTTCTATTAAAGTAAAAAAGAAATATTAATGGGAAAATTATCTAAACTATGCCATTATCAAATTTTTAACGTAGGCACAATCCAATTGTCACCAATCATATAAATAGAGACAAAAAACATATCCAATTATTTTGAAGTAGATTCAAGATTATGTCTCTTAATCGCCAAGTGTAAAACATCTCATCCGATTTTGTGTACTTCAACCTATGTGGTTGATGATACATCCACAACATTAAAAAAGAGAGATATTATAACATATCATAATTAAATATTCATAAAGAATGTACACATAGAATTAAGTTTTTCCTCAAGATAAAGAATGACATTAATATTCCCAACCAAAATTTATTGATATGTGAAGTAAATTATTTTCATATTCATTAATAAAGATGTTGTATAGCTATGCACAAGTCacattttttgttttgatttataGATTTTTGTTGAGATAATAAAATTGAGAGATCTTTTCTCACAACTTTTTCTTGGTATAGTACTAGGCTTTCTatgcaaatattttatttttttatttattggttCTCTATTTAATTTTTTACTACCATTTTTCTCAATAAAATCAAAGGAACAAAGAAAAAAGAATGAAAAACTTGAATACAATACCACAAGTAGACCTTTTCTTGAAAATCAATATGAGTGTAAATATTAGATGATATAATAGAATATGTCCAATCAAATACATAACCCTGAGCTCAAACACACTGACATTGAATATGTTTCCAAGGGCTAGAAGAAAGAACTTGCATCTCCTCCACAAAAACTTCTATTTTATGAAGGAAAATAATATTAGGGTTATGGAATCAAACAAGATGTTGAACAATTTTTTGCAATGGGTGTAGCCCAAACATTTAGGCATTGAACTCCCTAAGCTAGTCTAGTAAGATGCATAGAACTACTACCCACTCAATAGACAAATCATATAATTGAAAAATAACTATTGATAAAATACCAACGAATACATATAATTAAATAGTCTAAATGCTTGTTTTGTACTAAtgaaacaaaaataattatttaacATTCTTTAGGTTTCACATAATAGCTAGTTCATGAAGGGGAAAAAAGGGATTTACTAATATATTGATCACATAGAATTCAAATAGTGGAAAGAATCAATCTAATGAATTAGGAAATGAAGATCGATCAAACAAACTATAAAGCCACAATATATCACCTACATTCAATTGTCCATATAAAATATATACCAAGgcacacaatcaaattcaaattaaaactcTTGATGAGATTTCCACTTGTATTATACAATATTTCAAAAGTAAATTTTTATTCAAAAAGAACCATAAACATAtttaaaagataattttataattgttctCCCTAGTTAAGGTCACAATAAAATATAGTTAGACCAAACATGTTTTCACTTTCCTTACCATTTAAacacaaaaataaaattttatttatactTCTCCCATCTtcttatttttaatgatttaatttttTAAAGAGTTGGGCACACCTTATATCTTCAATTAAATCAAAAGATTTTTTCATTTTTATCATTATTATCTTTATATCACCTAAACAATTTGttctaatatatatttttcaattgaatcatttaaaatatttttaaaaaaattaataagattactttttattttatttaattttttttttcattttttataaaattaatagTTCTAtagttttaaattattattatatttaattttaattcttaTTAATATGTATATTTTGTGTtaataaaattttttaaaaaaaaaaattgaaaggaaagaaaaaaaaacatataaaaagttATTTTGTCTAATTACAATAATTTTAATCTAATTTTTTACCCCTTATACTTAATTGTAATAGCTCCACtacaattgaaaaattgaaaatgatGTTTTATATCCAATTGAAAATTTTCACGCAATAGACAAGAATCCTTTTCTAATTGCTATATATTATAATAACAAATGTCCCATTATGCTTCGATGGATGTGCATACATGTTCCAAAGCTCCCGTTTTGGCACAAGCTCGGAGTAGGTAGACGGGGAAAATAAAAATTACTGATCTGAAACATACATACGAAGATTTGACGAAGCAGGAGAAAtagttttcaaaattcaaaacttacaTGACGAACAGCGGAGGTGAAGGAGGTGAACATGATGGCTGAGAGGGCGCCACACCATGTGGTAAAATTTAATGCAAGTTAAACGAGCAGTAAAGAGTACAAAGACTAGTTCTGATAGATTACAAAATAGAAAACAGAAACTGGAAAGAAATGTTCTGACCACTTTGAAAACCAGAGCTTAGTGTGTGCTCTCTAAGGCTGGCCGGAAATACATCCCAAGCACTAAAACATGAAATATGTGTCCAACACCCACTGGACATCAGTTTATAGTTAAGATAAATGGCGATTCAGAAGGCAGCCAATTCTCCAGGTTCTACTGAGATTGATCGAGTGCTGAAGGTATAAAGGAAATTATTACTATGAGAAGCTCAGGAGGGACGATACTAACAAGTCATTGCAACTGGGGCAAATTCAATCTATGCTACTTTAGTATGACAAAATCTTCCAATTACACAAAACAGACAAAAGCATAACCGTTTTTCCACTCTGGCAGGAACTTCACTGCCTTGCAGCACTTATTATATGAAACTAAGGGAGGGAGAAAATAGGTGGGTAACTGAGAAAATCGGAGGGATGGTCAGTTTAGAAAAAGACAGAGGAGACTTTAATATCTAGAGTATATATACAAAAATGGAGGGAGTaaacaatagataaatgaatgtgcaatcCTTTTTAACATATAGTTTCTACTCTTTCAATTTCAGCATGTCAAATTCTAATTCATCAAAAAGTACTTTTAAATTAGTTTTGTATATAGGTATATTTTCATATAAAAGATTTATAATCTTTAATGTTATATCATAAATAAAAGATCtgtttttttttctcaaatttttgtcACAAATTTTGTGTTATATATTCTATACAGTTTAATTTGTAAAGAAGAAGGTTGGAAGGATTTTTCTAGGGATCATTTTCTTAGAGTTTTATTATAATTATGTTTCACTTCTTCATATCTAAAATATTATATGTTTTTTTATACATGTTTTTCAATTCTAATAACTGTCgcgttttgttttttgttttcataTGCAATAACCTTTATGCTCTTAAATAATTTTATGTAGTCTAACATTATAACTATGTCTTATAAATGAATAATATAAAATTCATGAATGTTTTTCCATCTTTTGCATTGTTTATTAGACTAGCCTTTTACTTTGTTTGTAAATTActaatttatttttctatataCTATTGTTGTGCACAATTTAACTGTATGAATAATCATTTAAACAGGTTCATTGAGAATTCTGTTAGAATTGTTTAATTTTATATTTTCCTTAATTCTGCCTTTCATTTTTCCTACAATTGAAACCATTAGATCTCATTGAAAACCATATGAAGACTCAACTTCGTCCAGACCAACCAAACCTTTAGCTTTGGTTATATGATCTTCCTTTTTCCCGGCATCGTGAACAACACATCAACAAACTACAGTAACAGAATATATTCATTTGGAGGCAAACAAATATCGGATTATGTTGATTTGGAGGAAACAAAAAGAAATTACGTCTGTCTTCTCCGTCTGTTTTACAGCATTATATAGAAACTTGTGCTAAAACATGGCTCTTAGTCATTCTAATAGAGGGCAAAAAGCTCTGTCAATGCAATAAAGATAATGAGTTGAACTGTTGAAAACTAAAGTGTGTTTTGGTTTAAATGGCTATTGAAGGGATGAAGGAAAGCTTGTGGAAACCATAGTCGATCTGGTGAAGGAGCATGTGAGAAAGGAGCTGAAAAAGAGTGTGAAAGGCTTGGTGGGTCTGGACGAGGCAGTCGAGGATTTCCACTAGTTTCTTTCAGAGCCAACGGATGAAGCTGTTAAGATTGTAGGAATAGTTGGACCAGAAGGGTCTGGTAAAACTACCTTAGCTGAGGAGTTTTACTATCGATACCGAAAAGATTTCGATAGATCCAGTCTACTATTTGGTGTCAGAGAAGCCTCCAAACGAAATGGATTAGAAGCCTTGCAGAGGCAGCTGCTTAATGACCTCACCAACACCATTTGGGAAATAAACAACAAGAGCGAAGGGCGAGAAATACTTGCAGAACGTTTACAGTGTCTAAGTCGGCAGAGATCGCTCAAGTTTCTCATTGTTATTGATGAcgttgatcatcatgatcagctagaTGCTCTACTGCTCGGGGAGAATGTGTTGGGAAACGGAAGTTTGGTTATACTGGCATCCCGTGATAAGCCAATCCTTAAACTTTCAGGAATCTCACTGCCTTATGAAATGAAACCTCTGGCTAAGGAGCACGCTCGAGAGCTCTTGTGCATGCACGCCTTCAACCAGGAGAAACCGATTTGGGAATTGGAGAGTGTGGTCGAAACAGCCGTGAGAAAGTTTGGCGGCTTACCTTTGTTTCTCAAGCTTATTGGGAGGCATCTTCGTCTATACGGAGGGAACAATATAGAGTCTTGGAATTGCGAGTTGAGAATGTTTTGTGAACTCAATGATATAATGAAGGCTACTTTCAACGCTCTGAGCGAAGAGGAACAGCAAATAttcttagatattgcttgattttttCTGGGAATGGACAAGGAGTCGGCCATACGAATATGGGATGGATCAGGATGGAGGAGTGCTCGTGGTCTGCAAAAGCTGTAATACGGCTGTCTCGTGGAAATCGACGAGAACAATTGCCAGAAAATGCATGATTTTTTCCGCGATTTTGGGCGACAGATTGCAAAAGAGCAACTGTGCAACAGTCCAGAGC is a genomic window of Cryptomeria japonica chromosome 7, Sugi_1.0, whole genome shotgun sequence containing:
- the LOC131028354 gene encoding disease resistance protein Roq1-like, with the translated sequence MAIQKAANSPGSTEIDRVLKFLSEPTDEAVKIVGIVGPEGSGKTTLAEEFYYRYRKDFDRSSLLFGVREASKRNGLEALQRQLLNDLTNTIWEINNKSEGREILAERLQCLSRQRSLKFLIVIDDVDHHDQLDALLLGENVLGNGSLVILASRDKPILKLSGISLPYEMKPLAKEHARELLCMHAFNQEKPIWELESVVETAVRKFGGLPLFLKLIGRHLRLYGGNNIESWNCELRMFCELNDIMKATFNALSEEEQQIFLDIA